The window TGGAGCAGCGCGTGCGCACCCGCAACCTGGTAACCCAGGCCATGCGCGAACTGGCCACCGGCAAGCTGACGGTGGGCACCAACATGATGGACGAGGGCCGCTTTCAGCAGGACTACGTGCGCCAGCGCCAGGCCCAGTTACAGGCCCAGCTGAACGCCGAACGCGAACGCGAACGGGACTAAGAGAGCCATGGGCCGTGGGCCATGAGCCATGGGGGAAACCCCGGGGCTCATGGCCTTGCTGCTGTGCTTACTTCCCCTGGCCCACCGGCCTGCACTGCCACCGTGCCTGCCTCATGGCCCATGACCCAGAGCCCCAGACCTCTATTGTGTTCCCCATGCTAAGTGCCTTTGCCGTCCTGCTGTGCGTCACGGCGCTGCTGGCTTACCTCAATGAGCGTTTCGTGCGCCTGCCCACCACGGTGGGGGTCACGCTGGCCGGAGCGCTGGCCAGTATCGTCCTGATTGCCCTGGACAGTCTGGGTCTGCCCGGCCTTCGTGGCTGGGCGGCCAACCTGCTCGAAACACTGGATTTCACCACCTTTGTCCTGAACGGCATCCTCAGCGTGCTGCTGTTTGCCGGGGCGCTGAGCCTGGACACGCGGCAGATGCTGCGCCAGCGCGGCAGCATCCTGACCCTGGCGTTTCTGAGCACCCTCATCAGCACGGCCCTGATTGGGTTCGGGGCGTACGGGGTGTTCCAGCTGGTGGGTCTGGAGGTGCCGCTGATGTGGGCGCTGCTGTTCGGGGCCCTCATCAGCCCCACCGACCCCGTGGCTGTGCTGGACCTGCTCAAGCGAGCGAAGGTACCTGCCAAGATCGAAACCTTGATTGCGGGCGAGAGCCTCTTTAACGACGGGGTGGGCGTGGTGGTGTTTCTGGCCCTGGCCAGTGCTGCCGGGCTGGGCGGGCACGGCCACGGCGAGGCCAGTGCGGCGGGCGTGCTGGGCCTGTTTGCGCAGGAGGCGCTGGGTGGGCTGCTGTTCGGGGCGCTGCTGGGGGGCCTGGGGTACCTGCTGGTGCGGTCTATCGAGCAGCACGCCGTCGAGGTGCTGATTACCCTGGCGCTGGTGGTGGGGGGCTATGTGGCGGCCTCAGCGCTGGGCGTCAGCGGGCCGCTGGCGATGGTGGTGGCGGGCCTGATGCTCTCTCTGTGGCGCGATCAGATCTTTGGAGAACACACGCGCGAGCACGTTCTGGGCTTCTGGGAAACGATGGATCAGGTGCTGAACATCCTGCTGTTCGCCTTCATTGGCCTGGACGTGTTGCTCACCGATGTCAGCGGGCCACTGCTGCTGGCCAGTGCCCTGCTGATCGCGCTGTCGCTGGGGGCACGGTGGATCAGTGTGGCGCTGCCCTTTGCGCTGGTGCGCGCACGCGAGGGCTACGGCGCCTACACGGTGCGGCTGCTGACCTGGGGTGGGCTGCGCGGCGGCATCGCCATCAGTCTGGCCCTCAGCCTGCCCGAAAGCCCGTACCGCGCGCCGGTGGTCACGGCTACCTACGCCGTGGTGCTGTTTTCCATTGCGGTGCAGGGCCTGACGGTCATGCCTGTGGTGAAAAAGGCGACGGCCGCGCTGGAAGAGAAGCCGACCCAGAGCTGAAAGAGGGGTTATACGGATTCCGAAAAATTCCCTAACACGTTACGGAATTTTTCCGACCAGAGGGACTCGAAGAGCTGCGGAGCAGAGAAGGAAAAATACGGAGTTCCGGGAATTGGACCTGAAAGGCTCCGTAGGAGCGGAACATCCGGCTCTTTCCCAGATGGTACGGAAATGGACGGCAGTCCGTATTAAGGGGTCAGGCGGCGGTATGGGTCACCCCGTGCCGCTGCCTGACGTGTGTGCCCGCTACAGCGTGCCGTCTTCTGCTTCTGCCGGGCCGCTTTCCGGCAGGCTGTCGGCGCCGGGCTCAATCACGGTCAGCGAGCGCAGGGTGGCGCCCTGATGCCAGCCGTACTGGGGCTCTTTCAGGCCCAGGGCCGCCGCAATCGCCTCGGCCGCGCCGCGCTCGGGTTCGCCGTCCAGGCAGAACAGCAGGAACTTGCGCCCGCCCGGGGCAATGCGGATAAACAGGTCCTCGCCAATTTCCAGTTGCTGGGTGCGGCCCAGCCGCTCCGCGCGGCCCTGGGCGTAGCGAATCGCCTCGCGGATGGGCACGGTGACGGTGGGGTGGCTCATGGGGTGGCCGCCGGGGCCGCCCGCAGGCCCGAAAGCAGCATCTCGGCAAACTGCTCGGCCACGTCTCTGGGGCCCAGTGCGCCGCCGGGGCGGTACCACGTATACGCCCAGTTCACCGCCGAGAGCACCAGATACGCCGTCATCTTGATATCCAGCCCCGGCCGGAACACGCCCTCACGCACGCCCTGTTCAATCAGCTCGCGGTAAAAGGCGTCAATGGTGTCGCGCCAGCCGGTCACGCGGGCATACGCCTCGGGGGACAGGTGTTTCCATTCATGGAAGAACACGGTGGCGCTGTCCATGTTGTCGGCCACCACGCGAATGTGGCGGAACATAGCCTCTTTCAGCTTGGCGTCGGCGGGCAGGGGCTCGCCGCGCAGGGTAAACAGCGCCTCGTCAAACTGCCGCGACGCCTGATTCACGATGTCAATCAGCAACTCTTCCTTGCTGGAAATATGGGCGTACAGGCTGCCGCCCTGCATGCCCAGTTCACCGGCCAGGTCGCGCATGCTGGTGGCGTGGTAGCCGCGCTCGGAAAACAGGCGGCTGGCCGAGTCGAGAATCTGCTCGCGGCGGGGTTTGGCAGGTTCAGTCATGGTGGGGGCGTGCAGGCGCCGGGGCGCGCGCTTGCCTGTCAGCGTAGCACGCCGCCCCAAACGGGCGTTTGGGCGGGCGCCGGCGCTGCCAGGTGCGGCCCCGGGGCCGCGCCCGGGTTTGCCATGGGCGGACGGCCGGGGGGGCAGGGGTGGTACAACGGACCCCATGACCACCCAGACTCCGGTTGCCGGGGTGCGTGCGGCGGTGCGGCGCGTGCCGGCCTATCCGTTTACCCCCACCAACGAGCCCATCAAGCTCGACCAGAACGAGAACCCTTACGATTTTCCCGCAGAACTGAAAACAGAGGCCCTGTCGCGTATGGCTGCCCGCGAATGGAACCGGTACCCCGATCTGCACGCCGACGAACTGCGCCGCCGCATCGGGGCCTTTGAAGGCTGGCCCGAAGCGGGCGTGGTGGTCACGCCCGGCAGCAACGTCCTGATCAAGTTGCTGACCGAGCTGGCGGGCATTGGGCAGACCGTGCTGACCGTCAGCCCCACCTTCAGTGTGTATACCCTGGAAGCGCAACTGCTGGGCGCGCGCCTGGTAGAGGTGCCCCTGAATGCCGACTTCAGCCTGCCTGTGGAGGCCCTGAAGGCCGAGCTGGGGCGCCACGAGCCGGGCGTGCTGTACATCACCCAGCCGCACGCGCCGACCGGCGTGGTGGACAGCCTGGCCGCCGTGCGCGACCTCACCGAGGCGGCCGGCGACTGGGTGGTGGTGCTGGACGAGGCCTATCACCAGTACAGCGGCACCGACTACCGCGACCTCGTGCGCGCGGGCGAGGGCCGCCTGAGCCTGCGCACCTTCAGCAAGGCGTGGGGGCTGGCGGGCCTGCGCCTGGGCTACGCCCTGACCAGCCCTGAACTGGCCACCCAGCTGCAGAAACTGGTGCCCGCCTTCAACGTGAACACCCTGACCCAGGCGGCCCTGGAAGTGGCCCTGGAGCAGCCCGGGTACGTGCAGGCCCGGGTGCAGGAAGGCGTGCAGGAGCGCGGGCGGGTGCTGGCGGCCCTGGCAGATCACCCCACCTGCCGCGCGCTGCCCAGCCAGGCCAACTTCTTTCTGCTGCGCACGCCGGACGCGGCGGCGGCCTACGCCCACCTGCGCGCACGCGGTATTGTCACGCGGCGCCAGGACAGCTTTCCGGGGCTCGCCGGTTGCCTGCGAATCGGCATTGGCACCCCCGCCGAGAACGACGCCCTGATCGCGGCGGTGACCGAGCTGCGGTGAAGGGCGCCGGCCCCCACCTGAGCCCCGAGGCTCGGGCCCGCTTCACCCCGCCGCCCGGAGGGGCCCCGCGCAGCGTGCTGGTGACCGCCTGCACCGCCTGCGGGGCCTGCTGCGCCGCGCCCGACATTCACGCCCTGAGCAAACCCCTGGGCGTGCCCTGCGTTCACCTGGGCCCGGATGCCGGGCAGGGGTGTCTGTGCGCCATTTATACCGCCCGCCCCAGCGTGTGCCGGAGCTACCAGCCCGACTGGGTGTGCGGCGAGGTGGCGCCCCTGCCCACCCTGGAGGCCCGCGTGGCCCGCTTCCTGGCGATCTATGGACTGGAAGGTGATGAAGGTTGATGGTTGAAAGTTGATGGAGGAGCGGCGGGAAAGGCAAGGGCGTGGAAAGGCCGGGTGGCTGGGGGTGACTGGCCCCGCCACGGCTTCTTCCCGCTCACCGCGCCCCGCCGCCTGCGCCCAGATGAGACAATGCCCTCCATGAGTCAAGCGGCCCCCACCCCCACTCCCGCCCCCCCAGCCAAGGCGCGCGTGCCCAAAACGGTCTGGGACCTCGTCTTTACCCTGCTCATCCCCATCGCCATCCTCAGCCCCAACATTCTGGGCAGCGGCATCAGCGTGGCCGATCAGGTGTTTGGCGGCGGCACAGCCGGCAACATCCGCGCTTATCTGCTGGCGGCGCTGATTCCGGTGGCCTACGTGCTGTGGGACCTGCTGGTCAACCGTAACGTCAGCCCGGTGGCGCTGCTGGGCGGCGCAGGGGCCATCTTCAGCGGCGCGCTGGCGTTCTGGTACGTGGACGGCTTCTGGTACGCCATCAAGGACAGCGCCCGCTCGTACCTG of the Deinococcus arcticus genome contains:
- the rpoZ gene encoding DNA-directed RNA polymerase subunit omega, which codes for MAERDIDKLLSLTDSKYRLSVVTAKRALQLRSGAPSVLPVEQRVRTRNLVTQAMRELATGKLTVGTNMMDEGRFQQDYVRQRQAQLQAQLNAERERERD
- a CDS encoding cation:proton antiporter; the protein is MLSAFAVLLCVTALLAYLNERFVRLPTTVGVTLAGALASIVLIALDSLGLPGLRGWAANLLETLDFTTFVLNGILSVLLFAGALSLDTRQMLRQRGSILTLAFLSTLISTALIGFGAYGVFQLVGLEVPLMWALLFGALISPTDPVAVLDLLKRAKVPAKIETLIAGESLFNDGVGVVVFLALASAAGLGGHGHGEASAAGVLGLFAQEALGGLLFGALLGGLGYLLVRSIEQHAVEVLITLALVVGGYVAASALGVSGPLAMVVAGLMLSLWRDQIFGEHTREHVLGFWETMDQVLNILLFAFIGLDVLLTDVSGPLLLASALLIALSLGARWISVALPFALVRAREGYGAYTVRLLTWGGLRGGIAISLALSLPESPYRAPVVTATYAVVLFSIAVQGLTVMPVVKKATAALEEKPTQS
- a CDS encoding TetR/AcrR family transcriptional regulator, translated to MTEPAKPRREQILDSASRLFSERGYHATSMRDLAGELGMQGGSLYAHISSKEELLIDIVNQASRQFDEALFTLRGEPLPADAKLKEAMFRHIRVVADNMDSATVFFHEWKHLSPEAYARVTGWRDTIDAFYRELIEQGVREGVFRPGLDIKMTAYLVLSAVNWAYTWYRPGGALGPRDVAEQFAEMLLSGLRAAPAATP
- a CDS encoding pyridoxal phosphate-dependent aminotransferase — its product is MTTQTPVAGVRAAVRRVPAYPFTPTNEPIKLDQNENPYDFPAELKTEALSRMAAREWNRYPDLHADELRRRIGAFEGWPEAGVVVTPGSNVLIKLLTELAGIGQTVLTVSPTFSVYTLEAQLLGARLVEVPLNADFSLPVEALKAELGRHEPGVLYITQPHAPTGVVDSLAAVRDLTEAAGDWVVVLDEAYHQYSGTDYRDLVRAGEGRLSLRTFSKAWGLAGLRLGYALTSPELATQLQKLVPAFNVNTLTQAALEVALEQPGYVQARVQEGVQERGRVLAALADHPTCRALPSQANFFLLRTPDAAAAYAHLRARGIVTRRQDSFPGLAGCLRIGIGTPAENDALIAAVTELR
- a CDS encoding YkgJ family cysteine cluster protein — encoded protein: MSPEARARFTPPPGGAPRSVLVTACTACGACCAAPDIHALSKPLGVPCVHLGPDAGQGCLCAIYTARPSVCRSYQPDWVCGEVAPLPTLEARVARFLAIYGLEGDEG